In Prescottella soli, a genomic segment contains:
- a CDS encoding aminotransferase class IV, translated as MADPHPHVYYRDRVVPAHEATLGVATSAVLYGLSVYTVFPVHVDGEARTAFRLADHYRRLVESCKIIGIDRFADEWSFERFVSAATELVAANAPESDVFVRATVHVDESIPGTRVRGLRTAVSMFVYDAVPIVPQDGMRLKTSTWRRIPDFAIPSRAKVNGAYVNSVLAKQDAIDAGYDDAIFLDGAGHVCELTAANIFLVRGGTLITPDASCDILDGINRRTLLTLAGEEVIPVVERTVDLTELYIADEVFVTGTSAGVAPVTEVDGRMVGNGTQGPVCEVLRKRHASALRSDELHGWVTDLG; from the coding sequence ATGGCTGATCCGCATCCCCACGTCTACTACCGCGACCGAGTCGTCCCCGCGCACGAGGCGACGCTCGGTGTCGCGACGTCGGCTGTCCTGTACGGACTGAGCGTGTACACGGTGTTCCCGGTCCACGTCGACGGCGAAGCGCGCACGGCGTTCCGGCTGGCGGATCACTATCGGCGACTTGTCGAGTCGTGCAAGATCATCGGCATCGACCGCTTCGCTGACGAATGGAGTTTCGAGCGGTTCGTCTCGGCCGCAACCGAACTCGTCGCGGCCAACGCCCCCGAGTCCGACGTCTTCGTGCGCGCCACCGTGCACGTCGACGAGTCGATCCCCGGGACCCGCGTCCGCGGCCTGCGCACCGCCGTGTCGATGTTCGTCTACGACGCGGTCCCGATCGTCCCGCAGGACGGCATGCGCCTGAAGACCAGCACGTGGCGCCGCATCCCCGACTTCGCGATCCCGTCGCGGGCCAAGGTCAACGGCGCGTACGTCAACTCGGTGCTGGCCAAGCAGGACGCGATCGACGCCGGCTACGACGACGCGATCTTCCTCGACGGCGCCGGGCACGTGTGCGAGTTGACCGCAGCGAACATCTTCCTGGTGCGCGGCGGCACGCTGATCACCCCCGACGCGTCGTGCGACATCCTCGACGGCATCAATCGGCGTACGCTGCTCACCCTCGCCGGCGAGGAGGTCATCCCGGTCGTCGAGCGGACCGTCGACCTCACCGAGCTGTACATCGCGGACGAGGTGTTCGTCACCGGCACGTCGGCGGGCGTTGCGCCGGTGACCGAGGTCGACGGGCGGATGGTCGGGAACGGGACGCAGGGCCCGGTGTGCGAGGTTCTCCGCAAGCGGCACGCGTCGGCGCTGCGCTCCGACGAGCTGCACGGCTGGGTCACCGACCTGGGCTGA
- a CDS encoding adenylosuccinate synthase → MPAIVLIGAQWGDEGKGKATDLLGGSLQWVVRYQGGNNAGHTVVLPNGDKFALHLIPSGILTPGVKNVIGNGVVVDPGVLLDELAGLEERDVDTTGLLISADAHLIMPYHVAIDKVTERFLGAKKIGTTGRGIGPCYQDKIARVGVRVADVLDEKILTQKVEAALEFKNQVLVKIYNRKALDPQQVVDEVLTQAAGFKHRISDTRLELNLALERGETVLLEGSQGTLLDVDHGTYPYVTSSNPTSGGAAVGSGIGPTKIKTVLGILKAYTTRVGSGPFPTELFDEFGEYLAVKGGEVGVTTGRARRTGWFDAVIARYATRVNGITDYFLTKLDVLSSLDTIPICVAYDVDGVRVEEMPMTQTDIHHAKPIYEEMPGWSEDISQCRTFEELPVNAQNYVLRLEELSGAFMSCIGVGPGRDETIVRRDILA, encoded by the coding sequence ATGCCGGCAATCGTCCTCATCGGTGCCCAGTGGGGCGACGAGGGTAAGGGCAAAGCTACCGATCTACTTGGCGGAAGCCTGCAGTGGGTCGTTCGGTACCAGGGCGGCAACAACGCCGGACACACCGTGGTCCTGCCGAACGGCGACAAGTTCGCGCTGCACCTGATCCCGTCGGGCATCCTCACCCCCGGCGTCAAGAACGTGATCGGTAACGGCGTCGTGGTGGATCCGGGTGTCCTGCTCGACGAGCTGGCCGGCCTGGAGGAGCGGGACGTCGACACGACGGGCCTGCTGATCTCGGCCGACGCGCACCTGATCATGCCGTACCACGTGGCCATCGACAAGGTCACCGAACGCTTCCTGGGCGCCAAGAAGATCGGCACCACGGGCCGCGGCATCGGACCCTGCTACCAGGACAAGATCGCGCGTGTCGGCGTCCGCGTGGCCGACGTCCTGGACGAGAAGATCCTCACCCAGAAGGTCGAGGCCGCCCTGGAGTTCAAGAACCAGGTGCTCGTCAAGATCTACAACCGCAAGGCCCTCGACCCGCAGCAGGTCGTCGACGAGGTGCTCACGCAGGCAGCCGGTTTCAAGCACCGCATCTCCGACACGCGCCTCGAGCTCAACCTGGCGCTCGAGCGCGGCGAGACCGTCCTGCTCGAGGGCTCCCAGGGCACGCTGCTCGACGTCGACCACGGCACGTACCCGTACGTGACGTCGTCCAACCCGACGTCCGGTGGTGCCGCGGTCGGTTCCGGCATCGGCCCCACCAAGATCAAGACGGTGCTCGGCATCCTCAAGGCCTACACCACCCGCGTCGGCTCGGGCCCGTTCCCGACCGAGCTGTTCGACGAGTTCGGCGAGTACCTGGCCGTCAAGGGCGGCGAAGTGGGCGTCACCACCGGCCGTGCCCGCCGCACCGGCTGGTTCGACGCCGTGATCGCCCGCTACGCGACCCGCGTCAACGGCATCACCGACTACTTCCTCACCAAGCTCGACGTGCTGTCGAGCCTGGACACCATCCCGATCTGCGTCGCGTACGACGTGGACGGGGTGCGCGTCGAGGAGATGCCGATGACGCAGACCGACATCCACCACGCCAAGCCGATCTACGAAGAGATGCCGGGCTGGTCGGAGGACATCTCGCAGTGCCGCACCTTCGAGGAGCTGCCGGTCAACGCGCAGAACTACGTGCTGCGGCTCGAGGAGCTGTCGGGCGCGTTCATGTCGTGCATCGGTGTCGGCCCGGGCCGTGACGAGACCATCGTCCGCCGCGACATCCTGGCCTGA
- a CDS encoding pyridoxamine 5'-phosphate oxidase family protein — protein MTTWQEFTEQAPALAAAVHARLTAHKHHVLATLRADGSPRVSGTEVETFRGLLVLGSMPGARKVRDLQRDPRYSLHSNPGHHTMEGGDAKISGRARELTGAEKQTILDSYPENPGADAHIFELGVDEVVLTTVSEDRLHVDLWRPGADVTRTSR, from the coding sequence ATGACAACCTGGCAGGAGTTCACCGAGCAGGCCCCGGCACTGGCCGCGGCCGTCCACGCGCGGCTCACCGCGCACAAGCACCACGTCCTGGCGACGCTGCGCGCCGACGGCTCGCCGCGGGTGAGCGGCACGGAGGTCGAGACCTTCCGCGGACTGCTCGTCCTCGGATCGATGCCCGGCGCGCGGAAGGTCCGGGACCTGCAGCGGGATCCGCGCTACTCGCTGCACTCGAACCCGGGCCACCACACGATGGAGGGCGGCGACGCCAAGATCTCCGGACGCGCACGCGAGCTGACCGGCGCCGAGAAGCAGACGATCCTCGACTCCTACCCGGAGAACCCCGGCGCGGACGCGCACATCTTCGAACTCGGCGTCGACGAGGTGGTGCTGACCACGGTGTCGGAGGATCGCCTGCACGTCGACCTCTGGCGCCCCGGCGCCGACGTCACCAGGACCAGCCGGTGA
- a CDS encoding SDR family oxidoreductase: MNAPDLSGKVALVAGATRGAGRAIAVELARAGATVYATGRSSRATGRSEIGRPETIEETGELIVAAGGGGVALRVDHLEPDQVRALVDRIDSEHGHLDILVNDIFGGDRYAQFGTTLWEHDLDGGLRMLRMGIDTHAITSHFALPLLIRRPGGLVVEMTDGTAEYNVAYRHQVGFYYDLVKAAVQRMTTAQAHELAPYGGAAVAVTPGWLRSEMMLEIFGVTEDNWRDALEREPHFAISESPTFVGRAVAALAAAPDAGGYSGQVVSSGQLAQRYGFTDVDGSRPDSWRYIVEVQDRDLPANTDGYR, from the coding sequence GTGAACGCCCCTGACCTGTCCGGCAAGGTCGCCCTCGTCGCCGGTGCGACCCGAGGCGCCGGCCGGGCCATCGCGGTCGAGCTGGCCCGGGCCGGAGCCACCGTCTACGCGACCGGACGCAGCAGCCGGGCGACCGGGCGTTCGGAGATCGGCCGGCCCGAAACCATCGAGGAGACCGGCGAACTGATCGTCGCCGCCGGCGGTGGCGGCGTGGCGCTGCGCGTCGATCACCTCGAACCGGACCAGGTTCGCGCCCTGGTCGACCGGATCGACTCCGAACACGGTCACCTCGACATCCTGGTCAACGACATCTTCGGCGGCGATCGCTACGCGCAGTTCGGCACCACGCTGTGGGAACACGACCTGGACGGCGGCCTGCGGATGCTGCGGATGGGCATCGACACCCACGCGATCACCAGCCACTTCGCGCTGCCCCTGCTGATCCGCCGACCGGGCGGGCTGGTCGTCGAGATGACCGACGGCACCGCTGAATACAACGTCGCCTACCGGCACCAGGTCGGCTTCTACTATGACCTCGTCAAGGCGGCCGTGCAGCGGATGACCACCGCGCAGGCCCACGAACTGGCCCCGTACGGCGGCGCCGCCGTCGCGGTGACACCGGGCTGGCTGCGGTCGGAGATGATGCTGGAGATCTTCGGCGTCACCGAGGACAACTGGCGCGACGCGCTCGAACGGGAACCGCATTTCGCGATCTCCGAGTCCCCGACGTTCGTCGGCCGGGCGGTCGCGGCGCTGGCCGCGGCGCCGGATGCGGGTGGATACAGCGGCCAGGTCGTCTCCAGCGGGCAACTCGCGCAGCGGTACGGCTTCACCGACGTGGACGGCTCACGACCCGACTCCTGGCGCTACATCGTCGAGGTGCAGGACCGCGACCTGCCCGCGAACACCGACGGCTACCGCTGA
- a CDS encoding chorismate mutase: MTSAQVSSMSTGHETDRQPDVDIEQLRGEIDRLDEQILAAIQRRTELSRLIGEVRMLGGGTRLVHTREMRVLSRFDDLGPEGHTLAMLLLRLGRGRLGHTM, translated from the coding sequence ATGACCAGCGCACAGGTATCGAGCATGTCGACGGGACACGAGACCGACCGTCAACCGGACGTCGACATCGAGCAACTCCGTGGTGAGATCGACCGCTTGGATGAACAAATCCTCGCGGCGATCCAGCGGCGTACCGAGCTCTCCCGCCTGATCGGCGAGGTGCGCATGCTCGGCGGCGGCACCCGTTTGGTGCACACCCGAGAAATGAGGGTGCTGTCGCGTTTCGACGACCTGGGGCCAGAGGGGCACACGCTCGCGATGTTGCTGCTCAGGCTCGGGCGGGGGCGTTTGGGTCATACCATGTGA
- a CDS encoding VanZ family protein, which translates to MREQVLYSLLVGLAVSSAISLPLVVWHYRRFGRVSAARMALVGAAVTYGAGVVAFTMFPLPDLTPAWCEAFAASDPVLRPFTFVSDIRRDTAGMSLVAILTSTAVMQVVLNVVLFVPFGVLGRLLFEWSRTTTVVVAAMVSLAIELTQYTAVWGIFPCAYRIADVDDLMLNTAGAVLGVALAGVGMRLVPTRERLAAGRGVPRPVTVWRRWIGMIVDVSAVGFVYASTVVAVHVVLDVLGAKSDGFVVGNLVAAVVSGAVVVVPALIGSGASFGQRAVWLQPAWANPPGAARRLLRALVVPGVCAVLVTVGAAPLAVLWLFAAVGSVALTRGRRGLSGVLTGSEIVDARATFEDTGTTAEKSAVPSGDASLRSRHG; encoded by the coding sequence GTGCGTGAACAGGTCTTGTATTCGTTGCTGGTCGGTCTGGCGGTGTCGTCGGCGATCTCGCTGCCGCTCGTGGTGTGGCACTACCGTCGGTTCGGGCGCGTGTCGGCGGCGCGGATGGCGCTCGTCGGCGCCGCGGTCACCTACGGGGCCGGTGTCGTCGCGTTCACGATGTTCCCGCTGCCGGATCTCACGCCGGCCTGGTGCGAGGCCTTCGCCGCGAGTGATCCGGTGCTGCGGCCGTTCACGTTCGTCTCGGACATCCGCCGCGACACCGCCGGCATGAGCCTGGTCGCCATCCTGACCAGTACCGCGGTGATGCAGGTGGTGCTCAACGTGGTGCTGTTCGTGCCGTTCGGCGTCCTCGGACGGCTCCTGTTCGAGTGGTCGCGCACCACGACCGTGGTGGTCGCGGCGATGGTGTCGCTGGCGATCGAGCTCACGCAGTACACGGCGGTCTGGGGGATCTTCCCGTGTGCCTATCGGATCGCCGACGTCGACGACCTGATGCTCAACACCGCGGGCGCCGTCCTCGGCGTCGCGCTGGCCGGAGTGGGCATGCGACTGGTGCCCACCCGCGAACGGTTGGCCGCGGGACGGGGTGTCCCGCGCCCGGTGACGGTGTGGCGTCGCTGGATCGGCATGATCGTCGACGTCAGCGCGGTGGGTTTCGTGTACGCGTCGACAGTGGTGGCGGTGCATGTCGTGCTCGACGTCCTCGGTGCGAAGTCCGACGGCTTCGTGGTCGGCAATCTCGTCGCCGCCGTCGTCTCGGGCGCGGTCGTCGTGGTGCCGGCCCTGATCGGCTCGGGCGCGTCGTTCGGGCAGCGGGCGGTATGGCTGCAGCCGGCGTGGGCGAACCCTCCGGGGGCTGCGCGGCGGCTCCTACGCGCGCTCGTTGTTCCCGGGGTGTGCGCGGTGCTGGTCACGGTCGGCGCCGCACCGCTCGCCGTGCTGTGGCTGTTCGCGGCCGTCGGGTCCGTCGCGCTCACCCGGGGCCGTCGGGGACTGTCGGGGGTTTTGACCGGGTCCGAGATCGTCGATGCAAGAGCGACATTCGAGGATACTGGGACCACTGCGGAGAAATCCGCTGTCCCGTCCGGGGATGCTTCTCTACGATCGCGCCATGGCTGA
- a CDS encoding cation diffusion facilitator family transporter produces the protein MGAGHGHSHGNTAATNGAGPTPTRIRKMVIALGILVAFLVLEVVVGLAIGSLALLADAGHMLTDVVGMSMGLVALLLAKQGSKAAARTFGWHRAEVLTAMANAVLLLGVAAFVMYEAIGRIGDAPEIPGVPLMLTAAAGLGANVVVMLMLRGDAKDSLAVRGAYLEVLADAVGSVGVLIAGAALVLFDWTYADIVVGVLISLWVVPRALKLAGAALRILTQASPANVDVDAVRADLCAVPGVSDVHDLHVWTLTTGMDVATVHLTTDSDSQRVLAAAKTVLDSHGLSHATVQVESGVEGSRCQEDLTW, from the coding sequence ATGGGAGCCGGTCACGGGCACAGCCACGGCAACACCGCAGCCACGAACGGGGCGGGGCCGACGCCCACGCGCATCCGCAAGATGGTGATAGCGCTCGGCATCCTCGTCGCGTTCCTGGTTCTGGAAGTGGTCGTCGGACTCGCGATCGGTTCTCTCGCGCTGCTCGCGGACGCCGGTCACATGCTCACCGACGTCGTCGGCATGTCGATGGGGCTCGTGGCGCTGCTGCTCGCGAAGCAGGGATCCAAGGCCGCCGCCCGCACCTTCGGTTGGCACCGCGCGGAGGTCCTGACCGCTATGGCCAACGCCGTCCTGCTCCTCGGCGTCGCCGCGTTCGTCATGTACGAGGCCATCGGCCGCATCGGCGACGCCCCCGAGATCCCCGGCGTCCCGCTGATGCTGACCGCCGCCGCCGGCCTGGGGGCGAACGTCGTCGTCATGCTGATGCTGCGCGGCGACGCCAAGGACTCCCTCGCGGTGCGCGGTGCGTACCTCGAGGTGCTCGCCGACGCGGTCGGCAGCGTCGGTGTCCTGATCGCCGGTGCCGCACTGGTGCTGTTCGACTGGACCTACGCGGACATCGTCGTCGGTGTGCTGATCTCGCTGTGGGTCGTGCCCCGGGCGCTCAAGCTGGCCGGGGCGGCGCTGCGGATCCTCACGCAGGCCTCACCGGCCAACGTCGACGTCGACGCCGTCCGCGCCGATCTGTGCGCGGTGCCCGGGGTGTCGGACGTCCACGACCTGCACGTGTGGACGCTGACCACCGGCATGGACGTCGCGACGGTGCACCTCACCACCGATTCCGATTCGCAGCGGGTGCTGGCGGCGGCCAAGACCGTGCTGGACTCGCACGGCCTCAGCCACGCCACCGTCCAGGTCGAGTCCGGCGTGGAGGGATCGCGGTGCCAGGAGGACCTCACCTGGTGA
- a CDS encoding helix-turn-helix transcriptional regulator — MRSSRLLDLMLRLQGGPGTTAARLADQLGVSLRTVYRDVAALQAAGVPVWTESGPGGGIRLLDGWQSKLSGMTGAETSALMLLGIPGLADDLGLADVTARAESKLLGALPLPLRTGALLWRERLHIDAPGWFAKPSDTGELAAVATAVLEGRRLRIRYRRGARETSRTIDPLGLVAKAGVWYLVARHRDRTLSYRVSRIDAAHLLDEPARRPESFDLASWWAESQAEFDRALLRFSCRVRLSPYAWRRLPSVVGEEAAKVTPSEPDEQGWVTVDLMLEAEEVALDQFFALGPGIEALEPSSLRVALRESALRTARLNG, encoded by the coding sequence ATGCGCTCGAGCCGACTCCTCGACCTGATGCTGCGTCTGCAGGGCGGTCCCGGCACCACGGCCGCGCGCCTGGCCGACCAGCTGGGGGTCTCGCTGCGGACGGTCTACCGGGACGTCGCCGCACTGCAGGCCGCGGGTGTGCCGGTGTGGACCGAGAGCGGTCCGGGTGGCGGCATCCGCCTGCTCGACGGCTGGCAGTCCAAGCTCAGTGGGATGACCGGCGCGGAGACGTCGGCGCTCATGCTGCTGGGTATCCCGGGGCTCGCCGACGATCTGGGCCTGGCCGACGTCACCGCCCGCGCGGAGTCGAAACTGCTGGGCGCGCTGCCGCTTCCGCTGCGGACGGGCGCACTGCTGTGGCGCGAGCGCCTGCACATCGATGCTCCGGGCTGGTTCGCGAAGCCGTCGGACACGGGAGAGTTGGCCGCCGTCGCGACGGCGGTGCTCGAGGGGCGCCGGCTGCGGATCCGTTATCGCAGGGGTGCACGGGAGACGTCGCGCACGATCGACCCGCTCGGCCTGGTCGCCAAGGCCGGCGTCTGGTATCTCGTTGCGCGGCACCGGGACCGGACGCTGTCGTACCGCGTGTCGCGGATCGACGCGGCGCACCTCCTGGACGAGCCGGCGCGGCGTCCCGAATCGTTCGACCTGGCATCCTGGTGGGCCGAATCGCAGGCGGAGTTCGATCGCGCGTTGCTGCGCTTTTCGTGCCGGGTGCGGCTGTCGCCGTACGCGTGGCGACGGCTGCCGTCGGTGGTGGGGGAGGAGGCGGCGAAGGTGACGCCTTCCGAGCCCGACGAACAGGGTTGGGTGACGGTCGATCTGATGCTCGAGGCCGAGGAGGTGGCGCTCGACCAGTTCTTCGCGCTGGGGCCGGGTATCGAGGCCCTGGAACCGTCGTCGTTGCGGGTGGCGCTGCGGGAGTCGGCGCTGCGGACCGCGCGCCTCAACGGGTGA
- a CDS encoding site-2 protease family protein translates to MYPDSRTRASAVRPSPVFLGIVAIAVLGGVLAWRATGEATSGRIGVFLLVVAGWVVTLCLHEFAHAVVAWRNGDHDVVIRGYLTLDPRRYTQPLLSIGLPVLFLALGGIGLPGGAVYLRTWAMPPRVQTRVALAGPAVNAVTAVILLVVIRLFGVDSDHRVFWYGLSFLAFLQVMATILNLLPVPGLDGYGALEPHLNASTRASLDKIKPYGMLLLIALLFVPQINTAFFDAIYRIFGLSGVPAVYAAFGNYLMQFWR, encoded by the coding sequence ATGTATCCCGATTCACGCACCCGGGCGTCGGCCGTTCGGCCGAGCCCGGTGTTCCTCGGCATCGTCGCGATCGCCGTGCTGGGCGGGGTGCTCGCGTGGCGCGCCACCGGCGAGGCCACGTCGGGCCGGATCGGGGTGTTCCTGCTCGTGGTCGCGGGCTGGGTCGTCACCCTGTGCCTCCACGAGTTCGCGCACGCGGTGGTCGCGTGGCGGAACGGCGACCACGACGTCGTCATCCGCGGTTACCTGACGCTCGATCCGCGCAGGTACACCCAGCCGTTGCTCTCGATCGGGCTGCCCGTGCTGTTCCTCGCGCTCGGTGGCATCGGCCTGCCGGGCGGCGCCGTGTACCTGCGGACCTGGGCGATGCCGCCGCGGGTGCAGACGCGCGTCGCCCTCGCCGGACCGGCGGTCAATGCCGTCACCGCGGTGATCCTGCTGGTGGTGATCCGGCTGTTCGGTGTCGACAGCGATCACCGGGTCTTCTGGTACGGGCTGAGTTTCCTGGCGTTCCTGCAGGTGATGGCCACGATCCTGAATCTGCTGCCGGTTCCCGGCCTCGACGGCTACGGCGCGCTGGAACCGCACCTGAACGCGAGCACGCGCGCGTCGCTCGACAAGATCAAGCCCTACGGGATGCTGCTGCTGATCGCGCTGCTGTTCGTGCCGCAGATCAACACCGCGTTCTTCGACGCGATCTACCGGATCTTCGGGCTCTCCGGTGTCCCCGCCGTCTACGCGGCGTTCGGCAACTACCTCATGCAATTCTGGCGCTGA
- a CDS encoding FUSC family protein translates to MVSASRFVPRPAAGRDRVAAGIRRLKVSALPVLQCGLAAGIAWFVATTVVGHTRPFFAPIAAVVSLGLSLGARLRRSVELVCGVTVGIGVGDLIISFIGTGAWQITLVVTLAMGTAVLIGSGPIFSMQAGTSAVLVATLLPPGDVAGVERMVDALVGGLVGVAVVAIVPTHPVRRARRDAAGILATAGEVLQLVADGLIENDPKPIEKALRKARETQSAIDSLRSNLSGGREISRISPLYWGSRARLARLTATADPIDNAMRNIRVLSRRSLSLVRDDEILDPRLVDEIEKLSHALDVLRRMILAEPGEQPDQAEAARVLRTVSSGMKPELVENAGISATVVFAQIRSLIVDLLQVAGLGRISAIATLPPTVPKPAYRPDL, encoded by the coding sequence TTGGTCTCGGCTAGCCGCTTCGTTCCACGACCGGCAGCGGGCCGGGACCGGGTCGCGGCGGGAATCCGCCGACTGAAGGTCTCGGCGCTGCCGGTTCTGCAGTGTGGTCTGGCCGCCGGTATCGCGTGGTTCGTCGCGACGACGGTCGTCGGCCACACCCGCCCGTTCTTCGCGCCCATCGCGGCGGTGGTCTCGCTCGGGCTGTCGCTGGGCGCCCGGCTGCGTCGGTCGGTGGAACTGGTCTGCGGCGTGACGGTCGGAATCGGTGTCGGCGACTTGATCATCTCGTTCATCGGCACCGGCGCCTGGCAGATCACGCTGGTCGTCACGTTGGCGATGGGCACCGCGGTCCTGATCGGTTCGGGTCCCATCTTCTCGATGCAGGCCGGCACGTCGGCGGTGCTGGTGGCGACGCTGCTGCCGCCCGGTGACGTGGCCGGGGTCGAGCGGATGGTCGACGCGCTCGTCGGTGGCCTAGTCGGTGTCGCCGTCGTCGCGATCGTCCCCACCCATCCCGTGCGCCGGGCCCGGCGCGACGCCGCGGGCATCCTCGCGACCGCGGGCGAGGTGCTGCAACTCGTGGCCGACGGGCTCATCGAGAACGACCCCAAGCCGATCGAGAAGGCGCTGCGCAAGGCGCGCGAGACGCAGTCGGCGATCGATTCCCTGCGCAGCAACCTCTCGGGTGGCCGGGAGATCAGCCGGATCTCGCCGCTGTACTGGGGCAGTCGCGCCCGGTTGGCCCGGCTCACGGCGACGGCCGACCCGATCGACAACGCGATGCGCAACATCCGCGTGCTGTCGCGCCGGTCGCTCTCGCTGGTGCGCGACGACGAGATCCTCGACCCGCGTCTGGTCGACGAGATCGAGAAGCTCTCGCACGCGCTGGACGTGCTGCGGCGGATGATCCTCGCCGAACCGGGGGAGCAGCCGGACCAGGCCGAGGCGGCCCGGGTGCTGCGGACGGTCTCGTCCGGGATGAAGCCCGAACTGGTCGAGAACGCGGGCATCTCCGCGACGGTCGTGTTCGCGCAGATTCGCTCCCTGATCGTGGATCTGTTGCAGGTCGCGGGGCTCGGCCGGATCTCCGCGATCGCGACGCTGCCCCCGACGGTTCCCAAGCCTGCCTACCGGCCCGACCTCTGA
- a CDS encoding TROVE domain-containing protein produces the protein MSRFDATTERPVGTGRLRTEMAPGGPTREDGSGSPRDPRTELFLLAVTSLVHGGARDDRYRRLVRQLAVSDPEWAAGFLRWLRTDANMRWAALVGAAEFTRARLDAGEHGYSRQVVGSVLQRADEPGEMLAYWRATYGRKLAQPIKRGVADAVARLYTERALLKYDTPALGYRFGDVLDLVHPSPRSEYQGDLFEHALDRRHRRDRPIPPSLESVRARADLMAVPLSERPLLLTAPDGVARLGPAAMTWESVADWLQAPMDRQTWEAIIPRMGYMGLLNNLRNFDDTGVSDDVAAKVADRLQDPEQVARSRQLPLRFLSALESVGSPRWSAALERALELSLDRVPRLPGRTLVLVDTAGSTATVFGLALARRAERADVVSTGTAGGALFPMRPGEPLLGAVGRWNPTGCLNSVGTNTASAAAEFFDGHDRVVILTDAHATDAAPHSPGDVVPEHIPVHTFDPVGRTGDGPNRFTFGDPTDACFAMLPIVESGRRAAWPWTGRY, from the coding sequence ATGAGCAGGTTCGACGCCACGACCGAGCGACCAGTGGGGACCGGTCGGTTGCGGACCGAGATGGCACCCGGTGGTCCCACCCGCGAGGACGGATCCGGCTCTCCACGCGATCCCAGGACCGAACTGTTCCTGCTGGCCGTCACGAGCCTGGTTCACGGTGGGGCTCGCGACGATCGGTATCGCCGGCTCGTCCGACAGCTCGCCGTCAGCGACCCCGAGTGGGCCGCTGGATTCCTGCGCTGGCTGCGGACCGACGCGAACATGCGCTGGGCGGCCCTCGTCGGAGCCGCCGAGTTCACCCGTGCACGGCTCGACGCGGGCGAACACGGGTACAGCCGTCAGGTCGTCGGCAGCGTCCTGCAACGCGCGGACGAACCGGGCGAGATGCTCGCCTACTGGCGCGCCACGTACGGGCGCAAGCTCGCGCAACCGATCAAGCGCGGCGTCGCGGACGCGGTCGCCAGGCTGTACACCGAGCGGGCGCTGCTCAAGTACGACACCCCCGCCCTCGGCTATCGGTTCGGTGACGTCCTCGACCTGGTGCACCCCTCACCGCGGTCCGAGTATCAGGGTGACCTGTTCGAGCACGCGCTGGACCGTCGGCACAGGCGGGACAGGCCGATTCCCCCGAGTCTCGAGTCGGTACGAGCGCGCGCCGACCTGATGGCGGTTCCGCTGTCCGAGCGCCCGCTCCTGCTCACCGCTCCCGACGGCGTCGCGCGCCTCGGGCCGGCGGCGATGACGTGGGAGTCTGTGGCGGACTGGCTGCAGGCGCCGATGGACCGGCAGACGTGGGAAGCCATCATCCCCCGGATGGGATACATGGGGCTGCTGAACAACCTCCGCAACTTCGACGACACCGGGGTGTCGGATGACGTGGCAGCGAAAGTGGCCGACCGACTGCAGGATCCGGAGCAGGTGGCCCGATCACGCCAGCTGCCGCTGCGCTTCCTCTCCGCCCTCGAGTCGGTGGGGTCCCCGCGTTGGTCCGCAGCCCTCGAGCGGGCACTCGAGCTGTCGCTCGACCGTGTCCCGCGACTGCCCGGGCGAACCCTGGTGCTCGTCGACACGGCAGGGTCGACGGCCACGGTCTTCGGTCTTGCGCTCGCGCGGCGCGCCGAACGGGCCGACGTCGTCTCGACCGGCACGGCCGGTGGGGCGCTGTTCCCGATGCGCCCGGGCGAACCCCTGCTGGGTGCGGTCGGCCGCTGGAACCCGACCGGATGCCTCAACAGCGTCGGCACGAACACCGCGTCGGCGGCCGCGGAGTTCTTCGACGGCCACGACCGCGTCGTGATACTGACCGACGCGCACGCCACCGATGCGGCGCCGCACAGTCCCGGTGACGTTGTCCCCGAGCATATTCCGGTGCACACCTTCGATCCGGTGGGCCGTACCGGCGACGGACCGAACCGATTCACGTTCGGGGACCCGACCGACGCCTGCTTCGCCATGCTGCCGATCGTCGAGTCCGGCCGTCGTGCCGCCTGGCCGTGGACCGGCAGGTACTGA